The following nucleotide sequence is from Halococcus agarilyticus.
AACGACTTCCCGCCGGAGTACGCGAACTGGCGCGATGTCGAACCCGTCGAACTCATCGACGCCGAGGTGGTCGTCGAGCCACACGAGAGCCGCGAGAACATCGTCCGTACCCTCCGGCTGCTCGCTCGGGACGCCGACGGCGTCATCATCGCCACCGACTACGACCGCGAGGGGGAACTCATCGGCAAGGAAGCCCACGACATCGTCCGAGACGTGACCGACGCCCCGATCCGGCGCGCACGCTTCTCGTCGTTCGCCGAGCCCGAGGTGCGTGAGGCGTTCGACGATCTCGACGATCTCGATTTCGATCTCGCGGCCGCCGGGGAGGCGCGCCAGGAGATCGACCTCGTCTGGGGCGCAGCACTCACTCGCTTTCTGTCGCTGTCGGCGAAACAGATGGGCAGCGACTTCATCAGCGTCGGGCGGGTCCAGTCGCCGACCCTCAAGCTGATCGTCGACCGTGAGCGCGAGATCGAGGCGTTCGATCCCGACGACTACTGGGAGCTGTTCTGCGACCTCGAAAAGGACGACGAGCGCTTCGAGGCCCAATACTTCTACGACGACGACGGCAGCGAGGCCGAGCGAATCTGGGACGAGGACGTGGCCGAAACGGTCTACGACGACCTCCGCGGGGCGAGCACGGCAACAGTCGAGGAAGTTCGCCGACGGACGCGAACCGACGACCCACCAGCCCCGTTCAACACCACCCAGTACATCCGTGCCGCGAGCTCGCTCGGCTACTCCGCCCAGCGCGCGATGAGCCTCGCCGAGGAGCTCTACACCGCGGGGTACATCACCTATCCCCGGACCGACAACACAGTGTACCCCGACGATCTCGATGTCGAGGAACTCCTCGGCGAGTTCACCGACCATCCCGAGTTCGGGGACGATGCCGACGCGCTGCTGGAAGGCGAGCCGACACCCACAGAGGGCGACGAGGAGACCACCGATCACCCACCGATCCACCCCACGGGAGAGCTTCCGTCGACGACTGAACTCGGTGACGACGAGCGTACGGTGTACGAACTCGTCGTCCGGCGTTTCTTCGCGACCGTGGCCGACCCCGCCGAGTGGGAACACCTCCGGGTGACCGCCGTGGCCGGCGACCACCAGTTGAAGGCCAACGGCAAGCGCCTGCTGGAGCCGGGGTATCACGCGGTCTACCCCTACGTCGACTCCACCGAGAACCACGTGCCGGACGTCGAGGAGGGCGACGAGCTGCCGGTGAGCGACGTCCGGAGCGAGGCCAAGGAAACGCAGCCGCCGCGCCGGCGCGGCCAGTCGCGGCTGATCGAGACGATGGAGTCGAAGGAGATTGGGACGAAGTGCTTGACAGGAGACACTCCGATACTCACCGAACGTGACGGGGGCATCGTTCGCGTTCCGATCCGAGAAGCGTTCGAGAACGGTCGCGTTGCCCTCTCGGACGGTGACACGGACATTGCCATCAACGAAACCGGCCCGAAGACGCTATCGTTCGACGAGTCCGATGGACGGGTTGCCGAACGGACGCAAACGCTCGTCAGCGAGCGTCCGCTGCGGACGGACGAGCAGGTTCACGACGTGACGACGACTGCCGGATCGTTCTCCGCGACGGGCGAACACCCCGTGTACAAGCGAACGGACGAGGGTATCGAACTGGCTCGCGTCGCCGAACTCGCGCCGGGCGACGAGTTGCTGTCCGCCCGACGGTCTGTGGGCGGGAACATCGGTGCGGTTGGGACTATCGCAACATGGGAGGAGTTCGCTGCGTCCTGCGATATCTCGACGAAACTCTACGGAACTGCCTGCAACGCAACACTCCGTGAACACAGAACGGCGACCAATGAAACACAGGTAGAACTCGCCGAGCGACTCGGCACGGACCGAACACACATCAGTGCCTACGAAAACGACCGCCGAGACGTGCCGGCCTGGATACTGGGCAAACTGGGAATACGACCGCCGAAACTCCATGGATTGAATTACGACTGTGCGTTCGACAACCCCTTTCCCATCGAGTGGTGTCCTGCGGTCGCCAGGGTGTTTGCGAATCTTCTCGGCGACGGTTCGGTTCACATCAACGAGGCCGAGAACGTCGTCGACATCAGGTATCACAACACCGATCGGCGTCTGATCGAACGCTTTTCCGATGACATCGAGTCGATATTCGGATTTCGGCCGACCATCAGCGAGCAAGACGGCCACGAAGCACACCATCGATCGAAATATCAGGTGCGGATACCCGGAGCAGTCGGTCGGGTACTGGTGTACGTGCTCGATACCGTGACCGAGAACGGCTGTCCACGCGTTCCGGAGCCGCTCCAGCCAGCGTTCATCGGTGCGCTGTTCGACGATGAGGGTCACATTTCGACCGACGCCAAGGCGTTCGTCTCGAATATCGACCACGACCTGCTCCGCGGCGTCGCCGAGATGTTGTCCCAGCACGATATCGATTCGGCTCTTGCCGAGAACCAGCACAAGCTCTACATTCGCGGCCGGAAGCGGTTGGAACCGTTCCTCGATACGGTACCGATTGCTGCCGACGAGAAGTTCTATCGCGGGCTACAAGCGCTGAAGCGGTACGACGTCACGGAGCACAACGCTCGGCTGCTCCGAGCGATGGCGGAACGACCGCGAACGTCGGAGGAACTCGCCGCCGTTGTCGGCCTATCGCGCGGGCGCGTCAACGCACTCCTCCGTGAGTTTCGGGCGGCCGGATTCGTCCAGAGACATATCGAGGGAAGCAACCGGAGTCACGACGGAAACCGAACGATTCGCTACTCGACGAATGAGTTTTCTGATTCCATCTACGCTACGGTACTCGGCAGCCCCGCGACAGCAACGGTGGCGTCGGTCGAAGAGCGTGACTATGACGGGCCGGTGTACGACCTGACCATTGACGAGGAAGCCCCGAACTTCGCCGTCGAAGGCGGTGTCATCGTCCACAACTCGACCCGCCACAACACCATCGAGAAGCTCTACGACCGGGGGTACATCGAGAACGACCCGCCCCAGCCGACGACGCTCGCGAAGGCGGTCGTCGACGCCAGCGAGCGCTTCGCCGAGCAGGTCGTGAGCGAGGCGATGACCGAACGGCTCGAAGCCGACATGGACGCGATCGCGAGCGGCGAAATCACCCTCGACGAGGTGACCGACGAGTCCCGCGAGATGCTTGCGACCGTTTTCGAGGAACTCCACGACTCGCGCGAGGCGATCGGCGACTACCTCCGGAACTCGCTCAAGGTCGACAAGACCCTCGGGCCGTGTCCCGACTGCGGGGCGGCCCTGCTCGTCCGCCGGAGTCGTCACGGCTCGTACTTCGTGGGCTGTGACGGCTACCCCGACTGCGAGTTCACCCTGCCGCTGCCCTCTTCGGGCAAACCGGTGATCCAGGAGGAAACCTGCGACGAGCACGAACTTCGGGCAGTGAAGATGCTCGACGGCCGGAACACGTTCGTCCACGGCTGTCCGATCTGTGCCGCTGAGGACGCCGACGAAACCGAGGATCGCGTGATCGGTGCGTGTCCCGAATGCGGCGGTGAGAAGGACAATGATGAGGAGGGTGGCGAACTCGCGATCAAGTCCCTCCGGACGGGATCGCGTCTCGCCGGCTGTACACGGTATCCCGATTGTGAGTACTCGCTCCCGCTCCCGCGCCGCGGCGAAATCGAGGTCACCGACGAGTACTGCGAGGAGCACGCATTGCCCGAGCTCGTGGTCCACTCGGGCGACGATCCGTGGGAACTCGGCTGTCCGGTGTGCAACTATCGGGAGTATCAGGCGCGCCAGGCGGCCACCGATCTCGAAGACCTCGACGGCCTGGGGGCGAAGACCGCCGAAAAACTCGCCGCCGTCGGGATCGACAGTCTGGACGACCTCCGCGAGGGCGAGGCCGACGCGGTCGCCGCCGAGGTCCAGGGCGTGAGCGCCGACAACGTCCGAAAATGGCAGGCGAAGGCGGACTGAGCCGTGTTCCTCTCTACTGGCCCGTCGTCGTTACGGAAGACGTTTTAGGCCACACTGGAATGGAAACGGTATGAGTGCCCCGTGGACGGAGTGGGACCATATCGTGAAGCTGGACCCCGACAAGACGCTCGTCGACGGCGAGAGCTACGCCGACGTCTGCGAGACGGGGACCGACGCCATCGAGATCGGCGGGACGACCGGGATGACCGAGGAGAAGATGACCGAGGTCATCGAGGCATGTAGTGAGCACGATGTCCCCCTCTACATCGAACCGGGTATCGACGCGACCGTCGTCCACGCCGATTCCCTCGACGGCTATCTCATTCCGATAGTGTTCAACGCCGGCGACGTCGCGTGGATCACCGGCGCACACAAGGAGTGGGCACGTCTCGACAGCGGAATCGACTGGGAGCGAACCAACACTGAGGCGTACATCGTGCTGAACCCCGACTCATCGGTGGCTGAATACACCCAGGCTAACTGCAATCTCGACGCC
It contains:
- a CDS encoding DNA topoisomerase; protein product: MELIITEKETAARNIAEILSGESADVERRNGVNVYKWGGRRCVGLSGHVVENDFPPEYANWRDVEPVELIDAEVVVEPHESRENIVRTLRLLARDADGVIIATDYDREGELIGKEAHDIVRDVTDAPIRRARFSSFAEPEVREAFDDLDDLDFDLAAAGEARQEIDLVWGAALTRFLSLSAKQMGSDFISVGRVQSPTLKLIVDREREIEAFDPDDYWELFCDLEKDDERFEAQYFYDDDGSEAERIWDEDVAETVYDDLRGASTATVEEVRRRTRTDDPPAPFNTTQYIRAASSLGYSAQRAMSLAEELYTAGYITYPRTDNTVYPDDLDVEELLGEFTDHPEFGDDADALLEGEPTPTEGDEETTDHPPIHPTGELPSTTELGDDERTVYELVVRRFFATVADPAEWEHLRVTAVAGDHQLKANGKRLLEPGYHAVYPYVDSTENHVPDVEEGDELPVSDVRSEAKETQPPRRRGQSRLIETMESKEIGTKCLTGDTPILTERDGGIVRVPIREAFENGRVALSDGDTDIAINETGPKTLSFDESDGRVAERTQTLVSERPLRTDEQVHDVTTTAGSFSATGEHPVYKRTDEGIELARVAELAPGDELLSARRSVGGNIGAVGTIATWEEFAASCDISTKLYGTACNATLREHRTATNETQVELAERLGTDRTHISAYENDRRDVPAWILGKLGIRPPKLHGLNYDCAFDNPFPIEWCPAVARVFANLLGDGSVHINEAENVVDIRYHNTDRRLIERFSDDIESIFGFRPTISEQDGHEAHHRSKYQVRIPGAVGRVLVYVLDTVTENGCPRVPEPLQPAFIGALFDDEGHISTDAKAFVSNIDHDLLRGVAEMLSQHDIDSALAENQHKLYIRGRKRLEPFLDTVPIAADEKFYRGLQALKRYDVTEHNARLLRAMAERPRTSEELAAVVGLSRGRVNALLREFRAAGFVQRHIEGSNRSHDGNRTIRYSTNEFSDSIYATVLGSPATATVASVEERDYDGPVYDLTIDEEAPNFAVEGGVIVHNSTRHNTIEKLYDRGYIENDPPQPTTLAKAVVDASERFAEQVVSEAMTERLEADMDAIASGEITLDEVTDESREMLATVFEELHDSREAIGDYLRNSLKVDKTLGPCPDCGAALLVRRSRHGSYFVGCDGYPDCEFTLPLPSSGKPVIQEETCDEHELRAVKMLDGRNTFVHGCPICAAEDADETEDRVIGACPECGGEKDNDEEGGELAIKSLRTGSRLAGCTRYPDCEYSLPLPRRGEIEVTDEYCEEHALPELVVHSGDDPWELGCPVCNYREYQARQAATDLEDLDGLGAKTAEKLAAVGIDSLDDLREGEADAVAAEVQGVSADNVRKWQAKAD
- a CDS encoding phosphoglycerol geranylgeranyltransferase, with product MSAPWTEWDHIVKLDPDKTLVDGESYADVCETGTDAIEIGGTTGMTEEKMTEVIEACSEHDVPLYIEPGIDATVVHADSLDGYLIPIVFNAGDVAWITGAHKEWARLDSGIDWERTNTEAYIVLNPDSSVAEYTQANCNLDADEVAAYATIAERMFGQEIVYVEYSGTLGDPDVVSAASDALDDATLFYGGGIGDYDSAREMGGRADTVIVGDLVHDAGCDAVHETVRGAKEAGQEPVEPDR